The genome window AACTTGCTCTTTTTTGATTCTGATACCCCGTCCGCTTGCGGCGGGGTAGTTCATTATTGCGATCGCTTTGGGAATGCCATCACCAATATTGCCGTCGATGAAGTCGGTGCGGACTGGCGAGTGGAGATTAATGGACAGGCGATCGCCCAGCACCAAACCTACAGTGATGTCCCCCCCGGAGAACTGCTCGCCCTAATTGGAAGCTACGGCTGGATTGAAGTTGCGGTCAACCAGGGCAATGCCCAAGAGCGTTTGGGCCTAACAGTAGGGACTCCCATTCAGGCCACGTTTTCTAAGAATTCGTAAAATAACACAGGGTTACACCACCGAAACAAACGGAACATCGGTATGCTAAGAGCGAACACGTTAACCTTGAGAGATAGCGCGATCGCACTTTGGAGAAAGTCCTATGGCATCCTCAGCATCCTCCCCCTCGGATTTAT of Synechococcales cyanobacterium T60_A2020_003 contains these proteins:
- a CDS encoding SAM-dependent chlorinase/fluorinase, translated to NLLFFDSDTPSACGGVVHYCDRFGNAITNIAVDEVGADWRVEINGQAIAQHQTYSDVPPGELLALIGSYGWIEVAVNQGNAQERLGLTVGTPIQATFSKNS